A window of Amycolatopsis australiensis contains these coding sequences:
- a CDS encoding cytochrome ubiquinol oxidase subunit I has product MEVLELARWQFGITTVYHFLMVPLTIGLSILVAAMQTMWARSGEPRHLKMTKFWGKLLLVNFAMGVVTGIVQEFQFGMNWSAYSRFVGDVFGAPLAMEGLVAFFVESTFLGLWIFGWDRLPKKVHLACVWAFSLATMASAYFILAANSWMQHPVGVTFENGKPTMNSIWAVLTNNTALAAIPHTLAGAFSVAAAFLVGVAGWHLWRRRGHADVWRSSLRLGGWVGVAAFAVLAITGDAQGKLMFEQQPMKMASAEALCHTEKPASFSIIAIGDVSGANCEDVKTFNVPALLSFLAHNDFRTEVKGVENLVTEYQAKYGTNYPDDPDLGSLAGKPIDYVPNLPVTYWGFRMMIGFGAISAGIGLLALWLTRRGRVPDGRWFPLLVLGGIATPFLGNSAGWIFTEMGRQPFVVAPNPSGVDGVWMFTAQAVSRLTTGEVWTSLIALTTVYAALGVVELFLMRKYIRGGVEAVMPPKKDSDKTEGDALAFAY; this is encoded by the coding sequence GTGGAGGTCCTTGAGCTAGCGCGGTGGCAGTTCGGCATCACCACCGTCTACCACTTCCTGATGGTCCCGCTGACCATCGGGCTGTCGATCCTGGTCGCGGCGATGCAGACCATGTGGGCCCGCTCCGGTGAGCCGCGGCACCTGAAGATGACGAAGTTCTGGGGCAAGCTGCTGCTGGTCAACTTCGCGATGGGCGTCGTGACCGGCATCGTGCAGGAGTTCCAGTTCGGGATGAACTGGAGCGCGTACTCCCGCTTCGTCGGCGACGTCTTCGGCGCGCCGCTGGCGATGGAAGGGCTCGTCGCGTTCTTCGTCGAGTCGACGTTCCTCGGCCTGTGGATCTTCGGCTGGGACCGGCTGCCGAAGAAGGTGCACCTGGCGTGCGTGTGGGCGTTTTCCCTGGCCACGATGGCTTCCGCGTACTTCATCCTGGCCGCGAACTCGTGGATGCAGCACCCGGTCGGCGTGACGTTCGAGAACGGCAAGCCGACGATGAACTCCATCTGGGCGGTGCTGACGAACAACACGGCGCTGGCCGCGATCCCGCACACGCTGGCCGGCGCGTTCTCGGTGGCGGCCGCGTTCCTGGTGGGTGTCGCGGGCTGGCACCTGTGGCGGCGGCGCGGTCACGCGGACGTCTGGCGTTCCTCGCTGCGTCTCGGCGGCTGGGTCGGCGTGGCGGCGTTCGCGGTGCTCGCGATCACCGGTGACGCGCAGGGCAAGCTGATGTTCGAGCAGCAGCCGATGAAGATGGCGTCGGCCGAAGCGCTGTGCCACACGGAAAAGCCGGCGAGCTTCTCGATCATCGCGATCGGGGACGTGTCGGGCGCCAACTGCGAGGACGTCAAGACGTTCAACGTGCCCGCGCTGCTGTCCTTCCTGGCGCACAACGACTTCAGGACCGAGGTCAAGGGCGTGGAGAACCTCGTCACGGAGTACCAGGCCAAGTACGGCACGAACTACCCGGACGACCCGGACCTCGGGTCGCTGGCGGGCAAGCCGATCGACTACGTGCCGAACCTGCCGGTGACGTACTGGGGCTTCCGCATGATGATCGGCTTCGGCGCGATCTCGGCGGGCATCGGCCTGCTGGCGCTGTGGCTGACCCGTCGCGGCCGTGTCCCGGACGGCCGCTGGTTCCCGCTGCTGGTCCTGGGCGGCATCGCGACGCCGTTCCTCGGCAACAGCGCGGGCTGGATCTTCACCGAGATGGGTCGTCAGCCGTTCGTGGTCGCCCCCAACCCGTCGGGTGTCGACGGCGTGTGGATGTTCACGGCCCAGGCCGTGTCGAGGCTGACGACGGGCGAGGTGTGGACGTCGCTGATCGCGCTGACGACGGTGTACGCGGCACTGGGCGTGGTCGAGCTGTTCCTGATGCGCAAGTACATCCGCGGCGGCGTCGAAGCGGTGATGCCCCCGAAGAAGGACTCCGACAAGACCGAAGGCGACGCGCT